Proteins encoded within one genomic window of Alcanivorax sp. REN37:
- a CDS encoding transporter: MSAGFSLIRGTTATHRTLGLITGLALAAPVWAQTADVEQDTRSDAAREALQQREGDVSQESNLEEVFTASEKQYSLLPRGRMSLYWSSDYSYYRNDTIDIAIDESSGSINRFRIENDAEHAFTTGLSVDYGLRDNLTFTASLPLMYKYDTQKDLSRAAMGDVVMGLRYQPFSVRPGGINTTLYSNFSSATGDSPYEINVNKDLSSGKGYYSISGGVSFSRIIDPVVLFGSVGYTMAFDATGLNQRRGTDVLKRVSPGDSVNFSMGLAYALSYEVSVSASYQQSYNMVSEFTFQRGNSRFKARSQDSTTSVLNTSLGLRTASNRIVNISFGFGLTEDSPDVLLGVSMPIDISGLKPGA; encoded by the coding sequence ATGAGCGCAGGCTTTTCTTTGATCCGGGGAACCACTGCAACACACCGTACTTTGGGACTGATTACCGGGCTGGCACTGGCGGCGCCGGTGTGGGCCCAAACCGCTGACGTGGAACAGGACACTCGCTCCGACGCCGCGCGTGAAGCGCTGCAGCAGCGAGAAGGCGACGTCAGCCAGGAATCCAACTTGGAAGAGGTGTTCACCGCCAGCGAGAAACAGTACTCGCTGTTGCCGCGTGGCCGCATGTCGCTCTACTGGTCATCGGATTACTCTTACTACCGCAATGACACCATCGACATTGCGATCGATGAAAGCTCTGGCAGCATCAACCGCTTCCGCATCGAGAATGATGCCGAGCATGCTTTTACTACCGGCCTGTCAGTGGATTACGGTCTGCGCGACAACCTGACGTTCACCGCCAGTCTGCCGCTGATGTACAAGTACGACACCCAAAAGGACCTGTCCCGCGCGGCCATGGGTGACGTGGTGATGGGGCTGCGCTACCAGCCGTTCTCGGTGCGCCCGGGCGGCATCAACACCACGCTGTATTCCAACTTTTCCAGCGCCACTGGTGACAGCCCTTACGAGATCAACGTCAACAAGGATCTGTCCAGCGGCAAGGGCTACTACTCCATCAGTGGCGGCGTCAGCTTCAGCCGCATCATTGACCCGGTGGTGCTGTTCGGTTCGGTGGGCTACACCATGGCGTTCGACGCCACGGGGCTCAATCAACGGCGCGGCACTGACGTGCTGAAGCGTGTGTCGCCGGGTGATTCGGTGAACTTCTCCATGGGGTTGGCCTACGCGTTGTCCTATGAAGTGTCGGTGAGCGCCAGTTACCAGCAGTCTTACAACATGGTGTCTGAGTTCACTTTCCAGCGCGGCAACAGTCGCTTCAAGGCGCGCTCGCAGGACTCCACCACCAGCGTACTCAATACCTCGCTGGGGCTGCGCACCGCCAGCAACCGCATCGTCAATATCAGTTTCGGCTTCGGTCTCACCGAAGATTCGCCTGACGTGCTGCTGGGTGTGTCGATGCCGATCGACATCTCCGGTCTCAAACCGGGAGCCTGA
- a CDS encoding phosphoadenylyl-sulfate reductase has protein sequence MSSTSAALGDWATALADATPRTILKTAFERYDRIAVSFSGAEDVVLVDLALRVNPDVEIFTLDTGRLHSETYRFLDQVRNHYGIALEVLFPDSAQVEALVKAKGLFSFYQDDHGECCGIRKVAPLKRKLSQLDAWITGQRRDQSPTRNELAVVEQDLALAAPGQSLVKFNPLANWSSARVWDYIRGNQLPYNPLHERGFVSIGCEPCTRPVLPNQHEREGRWWWEEATKKECGLHAGNLDGR, from the coding sequence ATGTCCAGCACTTCTGCGGCCTTGGGCGACTGGGCCACCGCACTCGCCGATGCCACCCCGCGCACCATCCTGAAGACCGCCTTTGAGCGCTATGATCGTATCGCGGTGTCATTCAGCGGCGCTGAGGATGTGGTGCTGGTGGACCTGGCATTGCGGGTCAATCCGGACGTGGAAATTTTCACCCTCGACACCGGCCGGTTGCACTCCGAGACCTACCGTTTCCTCGATCAGGTGCGTAACCACTATGGCATCGCCTTGGAGGTGCTGTTCCCAGACAGCGCCCAAGTGGAGGCACTGGTGAAGGCCAAAGGGCTATTCAGCTTCTACCAAGATGACCATGGCGAATGCTGTGGCATCCGCAAGGTGGCGCCCTTGAAGCGCAAGCTGTCACAGCTGGATGCTTGGATCACCGGCCAGCGCCGCGACCAGTCCCCCACCCGCAATGAACTGGCGGTGGTGGAGCAGGACCTGGCACTGGCGGCGCCGGGGCAGTCACTGGTGAAGTTCAACCCCCTGGCGAATTGGAGTTCGGCGCGGGTGTGGGACTACATCCGTGGCAATCAACTGCCGTACAACCCGCTACACGAACGCGGCTTCGTGTCGATCGGCTGCGAGCCCTGCACCCGTCCGGTGTTGCCCAATCAGCACGAGCGCGAAGGCCGCTGGTGGTGGGAAGAAGCCACCAAGAAAGAGTGCGGCTTGCACGCCGGCAACCTGGACGGACGCTGA
- a CDS encoding 5'-nucleotidase, whose translation MTTAPSKLVVAISSRALFDLEDSHRVFVEQGLDAFQAYQLAHEDQPLAPGDAFPLVQKLLRLNEAAGCERVEVILLSRNSSDTGLRVFNSIDHHQLPIVRAAFTSGLSPHRYVAPFGAHLFLSTDEEDVRRALAEGQAAARIMSGAAAGSASLPLRIAFDGDAVLFSDDSERIYQQQGLEAFAENERRSAHEPLAGGPFKGFLAALYQLQQDFGSDDCPIRTALVTARSAPSHERVVRTFRAWNIRLDESLFLGGREKGPFLRAFGADVFFDDQEGHCESAAQHVAAGHVPHGVKNEL comes from the coding sequence ATGACAACAGCTCCTTCAAAATTGGTTGTGGCCATCAGTTCGCGGGCGCTGTTTGATTTGGAAGACAGCCACCGGGTCTTCGTTGAACAAGGACTGGACGCGTTTCAGGCCTACCAGCTTGCCCATGAGGATCAACCGCTGGCACCTGGCGATGCATTCCCCTTAGTGCAGAAACTGCTGCGACTGAATGAAGCGGCTGGCTGCGAGCGGGTCGAGGTGATTCTGCTGTCTCGCAATAGCTCTGATACCGGGCTGCGAGTGTTCAACTCCATCGATCACCACCAGTTGCCAATCGTGCGCGCGGCCTTTACCAGTGGGCTGAGTCCGCACCGCTATGTGGCACCCTTTGGCGCCCACCTGTTCCTCTCCACCGATGAAGAGGATGTGCGGCGCGCGTTGGCCGAGGGCCAGGCGGCAGCACGCATCATGTCTGGTGCTGCGGCCGGATCCGCCAGCCTGCCGCTGCGCATTGCGTTTGATGGCGATGCGGTCCTGTTCTCGGACGACTCCGAGCGCATTTATCAGCAGCAAGGACTGGAGGCATTTGCGGAAAATGAGCGGCGCTCAGCCCACGAGCCGCTGGCAGGCGGACCGTTCAAAGGTTTTCTCGCTGCGCTCTATCAGTTGCAGCAGGACTTCGGCAGCGACGATTGCCCGATCCGCACCGCTTTGGTGACTGCACGTTCGGCGCCCTCCCATGAGCGGGTGGTGCGCACGTTCCGCGCGTGGAATATTCGCCTCGATGAAAGCCTGTTCCTCGGCGGTCGTGAGAAAGGGCCGTTCCTGCGTGCCTTCGGTGCTGACGTGTTCTTTGACGATCAAGAGGGCCACTGTGAGTCCGCCGCCCAGCATGTGGCCGCCGGACATGTGCCGCATGGCGTGAAAAACGAACTGTAG
- a CDS encoding OmpP1/FadL family transporter produces the protein MVGQGRTTSTPLRRRGWRWALIALLAWAGGSQAQLATNIGVDVRAMSMGNAVTADPPGIMSIHFNPAGLARLDGRRMDLQFLAVDLSLSSQFSAPPDYNVFGFSDDPVVCADAPGTGDRCQNFRTGKSGIEGVSLYLPFVNDFVNLPPGPLAAGPVPSFSIRPEGSKFTFATATYLPMVAGFYRDKNDPGNFMGSRVALNRLTYLSPSVGYQVTDTLSIGASVGFSYQAVGLETDFRAPNDLLGFARIVSESICAPFAGESNFALDIILFGICRPNEGLGPFKSLASLDVTMDDRFSPSYNLGILWEPNDRFAWGAVWHSPTKVRMRGRYNIAYSNATRETINGIGSSPTGAIALAVLGVPNYVGLQDTGIINMDITMPAHFQTGIKVKPHERLQFNMDAVWTDYSTWDAFNFEFDSSNAALALARLFTPGATSDTLSYPLNFRSTWNLAFGAEFTVNDRLKLRAGFEPRASAIPNNRRMPMVPINEARYYSVGLGYRWSEDTEFDFAFAMLESRDHVPANSSCSANCTGINNMVYNPYAGLDIKTKATINMFGFAYRTRF, from the coding sequence GTGGTGGGGCAGGGGAGGACGACCTCAACACCGCTTCGGCGGCGTGGCTGGCGCTGGGCACTGATCGCGCTGCTGGCATGGGCTGGCGGCAGCCAAGCACAACTGGCCACCAATATCGGCGTCGATGTGCGCGCCATGAGCATGGGCAATGCGGTGACCGCGGATCCCCCCGGGATCATGTCTATCCACTTCAACCCGGCCGGCCTAGCGCGGCTCGACGGTCGGCGCATGGACTTGCAGTTCCTGGCGGTGGATCTAAGCCTGTCGAGTCAATTCTCGGCGCCGCCGGACTACAACGTATTTGGTTTTTCCGATGATCCGGTGGTGTGCGCCGATGCGCCTGGCACCGGCGATCGCTGCCAGAACTTCCGCACCGGCAAGAGCGGCATTGAAGGGGTGTCGTTGTACCTGCCGTTCGTGAACGACTTCGTCAACTTGCCGCCGGGGCCACTGGCTGCCGGACCGGTGCCGTCGTTCTCGATCCGCCCGGAAGGGTCCAAGTTCACCTTTGCCACCGCCACCTACCTGCCAATGGTGGCCGGTTTCTACCGCGACAAAAATGACCCGGGTAACTTCATGGGTAGCCGGGTGGCGCTGAACCGGCTCACCTACCTGTCGCCATCGGTGGGCTACCAGGTCACCGATACGCTGTCGATCGGCGCCTCGGTGGGCTTCTCCTACCAAGCGGTGGGGCTGGAAACTGATTTCCGCGCGCCCAACGACCTGCTTGGTTTTGCGCGCATCGTTAGTGAAAGCATTTGTGCGCCGTTTGCCGGCGAGTCCAACTTTGCGCTCGACATCATCCTGTTCGGCATCTGCCGCCCGAATGAGGGGCTGGGGCCGTTCAAGAGTCTGGCGAGCTTGGATGTGACCATGGACGATCGCTTTAGCCCGTCTTACAACCTCGGCATTCTGTGGGAGCCGAATGATCGCTTCGCCTGGGGCGCGGTGTGGCATTCGCCGACCAAAGTGCGCATGCGCGGTCGCTATAATATTGCCTATTCCAACGCCACCCGCGAAACCATCAATGGCATCGGCAGCAGTCCTACCGGCGCCATTGCGTTGGCGGTACTGGGGGTACCCAACTACGTGGGCCTGCAGGACACCGGCATCATCAACATGGACATCACGATGCCGGCGCACTTCCAGACCGGCATCAAAGTGAAGCCCCATGAGCGCCTGCAGTTCAACATGGACGCGGTGTGGACCGATTACAGCACCTGGGATGCGTTCAACTTCGAGTTCGATTCCAGTAACGCGGCGCTGGCACTGGCGCGATTGTTCACGCCCGGGGCCACCTCCGACACGCTGTCCTACCCGTTGAATTTCCGCTCCACCTGGAACTTGGCTTTCGGCGCCGAATTCACCGTTAACGACCGGCTCAAGTTGCGTGCCGGCTTCGAGCCGCGGGCCTCGGCGATCCCCAACAACCGGCGCATGCCAATGGTGCCGATCAACGAAGCGCGCTATTACAGCGTCGGTTTGGGCTACCGCTGGAGTGAAGACACTGAGTTCGACTTCGCCTTTGCGATGCTGGAAAGTCGCGACCACGTGCCCGCCAATTCCAGTTGCTCGGCCAACTGCACCGGCATCAATAACATGGTCTACAACCCCTATGCCGGGCTCGACATCAAAACCAAGGCCACCATCAACATGTTTGGCTTTGCCTACCGGACGCGGTTCTGA
- a CDS encoding DUF2489 domain-containing protein, with amino-acid sequence MVWIMVLAAVTLLLAVVAALLWYRVWQRQRQQLARRRDEQQQVRLELSVIARAVLQRDMDPVEGALRLAARLPYCPVPGSLEAIRALADAAAALDIGAAYRALPTAEQRRQDQLRKTLANQYRTALAVELLALAEHK; translated from the coding sequence ATGGTTTGGATCATGGTTTTGGCCGCTGTTACGCTGCTGCTGGCAGTGGTGGCGGCGCTGCTGTGGTATCGGGTGTGGCAGCGTCAGCGACAGCAACTTGCCCGGCGCCGGGATGAGCAGCAACAGGTGCGGTTGGAGCTGTCAGTCATTGCCCGCGCAGTGTTGCAGCGAGACATGGATCCGGTGGAAGGCGCGTTGCGTCTGGCGGCGCGGCTGCCGTATTGTCCGGTGCCGGGTTCTCTTGAGGCCATTCGCGCGTTGGCAGATGCTGCCGCAGCACTGGACATCGGTGCGGCATACCGCGCATTGCCCACGGCGGAACAGCGGCGGCAGGACCAGCTGCGTAAAACATTGGCAAACCAATACCGAACGGCGCTGGCCGTAGAACTGCTGGCGTTGGCCGAGCACAAATAA
- a CDS encoding PGPGW domain-containing protein yields the protein MIPEWLEPYLDVLGPWLPWMAIGGAVMAVASTVALPWLIVKMPADYFSRPPVTLSDRGPLRRLWWLLRNLLALVLLLCGVAMLVLPGQGLLTILVAIGVSSFPGKYRLERAIIRRPSVYRSCNWIRRRYGRPPLDFPASD from the coding sequence GTGATACCCGAGTGGCTCGAACCCTACCTTGACGTACTTGGCCCGTGGCTGCCGTGGATGGCGATTGGCGGCGCAGTAATGGCGGTCGCCTCCACGGTGGCATTGCCATGGCTGATCGTGAAGATGCCCGCCGACTACTTTTCCCGCCCGCCGGTGACACTCAGCGACCGCGGCCCGCTGCGGCGGCTGTGGTGGCTACTGCGCAATCTGTTGGCGCTGGTGTTACTACTGTGTGGCGTGGCCATGCTGGTACTGCCGGGACAGGGTTTGCTGACCATCCTAGTGGCCATCGGGGTCAGCAGCTTTCCGGGGAAATACCGGCTCGAACGCGCTATCATTCGACGCCCGTCGGTGTACCGCAGTTGCAACTGGATCCGCCGGCGCTACGGCCGCCCTCCTCTGGATTTCCCGGCCTCCGATTGA
- a CDS encoding anthranilate synthase component I family protein: MTPLLSPTAVIRQGSGWGWGTTVTRRWLLAPGQAALSVLESAEQWRSQSRSRVLVGALQYDLGRLQHGADAGYRADDPLLVVHGYETWQRGEQPPAAIAKFRLSSPFAPLWTAEQYQSAFSRVQDYLAAGDCYQVNLAQCFQAGFEGSSYSAWRALITQHDAPHAGYFEYGLGALLSVSPERLLRIDHQRQMITEPIKGTRPRGTNKHEDRALAADLLSSPKDRTENLMIVDLLRNDLGQVCQPGSVQARPLFELRQFSNVQHLVSTVRGTLSPAVSEFAALLATFPGGSITGAPKRRAMEIIRELEGGPRRFYCGSLFIRNNEGLDANILIRTLEVRDGLISCHGGGGLVMDSEGQAEYEESVYKVGKLMAALV; encoded by the coding sequence GTGACGCCTCTTCTCTCTCCCACCGCCGTGATCCGCCAAGGGTCCGGCTGGGGCTGGGGCACCACTGTGACGCGGCGCTGGCTGCTTGCCCCCGGACAGGCAGCCCTATCTGTGCTCGAGAGTGCCGAGCAATGGCGTTCGCAGAGCCGGAGCCGAGTGCTGGTCGGCGCGTTGCAGTACGACCTGGGTCGCCTGCAGCACGGCGCCGATGCCGGTTACCGTGCGGACGATCCGTTGTTAGTGGTGCACGGTTACGAAACCTGGCAGCGCGGCGAACAACCGCCCGCGGCAATCGCCAAATTCCGGCTCTCAAGTCCGTTCGCCCCGCTCTGGACCGCTGAACAGTATCAGAGCGCCTTTTCTCGCGTACAGGACTATCTGGCCGCCGGCGATTGCTATCAGGTCAATTTAGCGCAGTGCTTCCAAGCTGGGTTTGAGGGCAGCAGTTATTCAGCTTGGCGCGCCCTGATCACTCAACACGACGCTCCCCATGCCGGCTACTTCGAATACGGCCTCGGGGCGCTGTTATCAGTCTCGCCGGAACGGCTACTACGCATTGATCATCAGCGGCAGATGATTACCGAACCAATCAAAGGCACCCGCCCGCGAGGCACCAATAAGCATGAGGATCGGGCTCTGGCGGCCGACCTGCTCTCGAGTCCCAAAGACCGTACCGAGAACCTGATGATCGTCGATCTGCTGCGCAACGATCTTGGCCAAGTCTGCCAGCCCGGTAGCGTGCAGGCTCGACCACTGTTTGAACTGCGGCAGTTTTCCAACGTCCAGCATCTGGTTTCCACCGTGCGCGGCACGCTGTCACCGGCGGTGTCGGAGTTTGCCGCATTGCTGGCCACCTTCCCTGGCGGTTCCATTACCGGTGCGCCGAAACGGCGCGCGATGGAAATCATCCGCGAACTGGAAGGCGGGCCACGCCGCTTTTATTGCGGCTCGCTGTTCATACGTAATAACGAGGGGCTGGACGCCAATATCCTGATCCGGACCTTGGAAGTGCGCGACGGCCTCATCAGTTGTCACGGCGGCGGCGGCCTAGTGATGGATTCAGAAGGACAAGCGGAATACGAGGAAAGTGTTTACAAGGTGGGCAAACTGATGGCGGCGCTCGTCTGA
- a CDS encoding C39 family peptidase: protein MLTTILGAALVFFAANEVAVVETHPQGTVLYDHPVPSGVVHERGVVVQPVSEFRYRNVVRQAYDYSCGSAALTTVLNGYLGRQYNEREVMEGLLRFGETEKIVERRGFSLLDMRRLTSVLGFNSGGFRAQLEDLRTLEHPAIVPISYAGFKHFVVLKEWRNGHFYVADPALGNMSFSEVAFEEIWDQNVVFIVFPHEGESHQGLALSDYELRTIDERTINRMAFQDFPVFTRSMEQWADRASTLVPVLTEDRHGVERVINIPTRTYYRRK, encoded by the coding sequence ATGTTGACGACCATTCTGGGTGCAGCGCTGGTATTCTTCGCTGCCAACGAGGTGGCCGTGGTGGAGACACATCCCCAGGGCACCGTTCTCTATGATCATCCTGTTCCTTCCGGCGTGGTGCACGAACGCGGTGTCGTGGTCCAGCCGGTATCTGAATTCCGTTATCGCAATGTGGTACGCCAAGCCTACGATTACTCCTGCGGCTCTGCTGCGTTGACCACGGTTCTCAATGGTTATTTGGGCCGGCAGTACAACGAGCGGGAAGTGATGGAAGGCCTGCTGCGCTTCGGTGAGACCGAGAAAATCGTCGAACGCCGTGGCTTCTCACTGCTCGACATGCGCCGCCTCACCTCCGTGCTAGGTTTTAACAGCGGTGGTTTCCGCGCCCAGCTGGAAGACCTGCGCACGCTAGAACATCCGGCGATCGTGCCGATCTCCTACGCCGGCTTCAAACACTTTGTGGTGCTGAAAGAATGGCGCAACGGTCACTTTTATGTGGCCGATCCGGCGCTCGGCAACATGAGTTTCTCGGAAGTCGCCTTTGAGGAAATCTGGGATCAGAACGTGGTGTTCATTGTGTTCCCGCACGAGGGCGAATCGCACCAGGGGCTGGCGCTATCGGATTACGAGCTGCGCACCATTGACGAGCGCACCATTAATCGGATGGCGTTCCAAGACTTTCCAGTATTCACCCGCAGCATGGAACAGTGGGCCGATCGCGCCAGCACTCTGGTGCCGGTACTCACGGAAGACCGCCATGGTGTCGAGCGAGTGATCAATATCCCGACCCGTACCTATTACCGGCGCAAATAA
- the cysB gene encoding HTH-type transcriptional regulator CysB: MKLQQLRYVWEITRNDLNISATAQALYTSQPGISKQVRMLEDELGVEIFARSGKHLTHVTPAGEAILARIGDILRNVEAIRRVSQDFRDETRGELSIATTHTQARYALPPVIQRFTERFPDVALHLHQGTPTQISEMAVSGTTDFAIATEGMDQFPDLVMMPCYRWNRTVVVPEGHPLTQLKRLTLEALAEYPIVTYVFGFTGRSKLDDAFRSQGLEPKVVVTAADADVIKTYVRLGVGVGIIAHMAVDPVEDHGLVTLNADHLFEASTTRIAVRRGTFLRGYMYEFMSAFAPHLTRTMVDKALDCGHRDEVAKLFEGVKLPVL, translated from the coding sequence ATGAAGCTGCAACAACTGCGTTACGTGTGGGAGATCACCCGCAACGATCTGAACATCTCCGCCACGGCTCAGGCGCTGTATACGTCGCAGCCGGGCATCAGCAAACAGGTGCGCATGCTCGAAGACGAGTTGGGGGTGGAGATTTTCGCACGCTCCGGCAAGCACCTGACCCACGTCACCCCGGCCGGCGAAGCTATTCTCGCGCGCATCGGCGATATCCTGCGCAACGTCGAAGCGATCCGCCGCGTATCCCAAGATTTCCGCGATGAGACCCGCGGTGAACTGAGCATTGCCACCACCCACACCCAGGCGCGCTACGCGCTGCCGCCGGTGATCCAACGTTTCACAGAACGCTTCCCGGACGTGGCCTTGCACCTGCACCAGGGGACGCCGACACAGATTTCCGAAATGGCCGTCAGTGGCACCACCGATTTTGCCATTGCCACCGAGGGCATGGACCAGTTCCCCGATTTGGTGATGATGCCGTGCTACCGCTGGAACCGGACCGTGGTGGTGCCGGAGGGGCATCCGCTGACCCAGCTCAAGCGTTTGACGCTAGAGGCTTTGGCGGAATACCCGATCGTCACATACGTGTTCGGCTTCACCGGTCGCAGCAAGTTGGACGATGCGTTCCGCAGCCAAGGGCTGGAGCCGAAAGTGGTGGTGACCGCTGCTGACGCCGACGTGATCAAGACCTATGTGCGGCTCGGCGTCGGGGTCGGCATCATCGCCCACATGGCAGTGGATCCGGTGGAAGACCATGGTTTGGTGACGCTGAATGCGGATCACCTATTTGAGGCCAGCACCACGCGTATTGCGGTGCGGCGCGGTACCTTCTTGCGTGGCTACATGTACGAATTCATGAGCGCGTTCGCGCCGCACTTGACCCGCACTATGGTTGATAAGGCGCTGGATTGTGGCCACCGCGATGAGGTGGCCAAGCTGTTCGAAGGGGTCAAGCTGCCGGTGTTGTGA
- a CDS encoding DUF6160 family protein yields MKAFRKLALVSAIAALPVAGQAMQALDDTALSGVTGQDGLVINLNIDQTLNLLIEDTTGLNGVTTSLVADNAGGILISGMHIKGDVALDVDTAANQAGGVLRLGINVTGLELETGDIRIVDMGRAADSSHQAADAALATAAFGDTSTPILDSMTINMSSLGLEVQLGAAAENLVAITDGNVGNITINNFGLNDAGGGGKLGVGEIKIANLDITGTSISINDGAGSNPEGLTIGLNGSVGLVSLDKVSLGASGTAASIGNVYVGGLTLNGTNITVAGK; encoded by the coding sequence ATGAAAGCTTTCAGGAAACTAGCGCTCGTATCAGCCATTGCGGCCCTGCCGGTAGCCGGTCAGGCCATGCAGGCGTTGGACGACACGGCGCTTTCCGGGGTAACGGGCCAAGACGGCCTGGTGATCAACCTGAACATCGACCAAACACTGAACCTGCTGATTGAAGACACTACCGGTTTGAACGGTGTGACCACATCTCTGGTCGCCGACAATGCGGGTGGCATCCTCATCTCTGGCATGCACATCAAAGGTGATGTGGCACTGGATGTGGATACCGCCGCCAACCAAGCCGGTGGGGTGCTGCGCTTGGGCATCAACGTGACCGGGCTGGAACTGGAGACTGGGGACATCCGCATTGTTGACATGGGCCGTGCTGCGGACTCCAGCCATCAGGCTGCTGATGCGGCACTGGCAACCGCTGCGTTCGGTGATACCTCCACGCCGATCCTCGACAGCATGACCATCAACATGAGCTCGCTGGGTCTGGAAGTTCAGCTGGGTGCTGCGGCTGAGAACCTGGTGGCGATCACCGATGGTAACGTCGGCAATATCACCATCAACAACTTCGGCCTGAACGACGCGGGCGGCGGTGGCAAGCTGGGCGTTGGCGAGATCAAGATTGCTAACCTCGACATCACCGGCACGTCCATCTCCATCAATGATGGCGCGGGCAGCAACCCGGAAGGCCTGACTATCGGCCTGAACGGTAGCGTCGGCTTGGTATCACTGGACAAAGTGAGCCTCGGCGCTTCCGGCACGGCGGCCAGCATCGGCAACGTTTACGTTGGTGGTCTGACCCTGAACGGCACCAACATCACTGTGGCGGGTAAATAA
- the thrH gene encoding bifunctional phosphoserine phosphatase/homoserine phosphotransferase ThrH, translating to MEIVCLDLEGVLVPEIWINFAERTGIEALRATTRDIPDYDVLMKQRLRILDEHGYGLPDIQAVIDEMGPMDGAREFVDWLRERFQVVILSDTFYEFAQPLMRQLGWPTLLCHKLEVNEEGRITDYILRQKDPKRMAVKAFHSLTYRVIAAGDSYNDTTMLAEADAGILFHAPQNVIDEFPQFPAVHTYEDLKQEILKNSLRDLSL from the coding sequence GTGGAAATCGTCTGTCTTGATCTGGAAGGGGTTCTGGTTCCGGAAATCTGGATCAACTTCGCCGAGCGCACCGGCATTGAAGCCCTGCGTGCCACCACCCGTGATATTCCCGATTACGATGTGCTGATGAAGCAGCGTTTGCGCATCCTCGACGAGCACGGCTATGGCCTGCCGGACATCCAGGCGGTGATTGACGAGATGGGGCCGATGGACGGCGCCCGCGAGTTCGTGGACTGGCTGCGTGAGCGTTTCCAGGTGGTGATCCTGTCCGACACCTTCTATGAGTTTGCCCAGCCGCTGATGCGTCAGTTGGGTTGGCCGACGCTGCTGTGCCACAAGCTGGAAGTGAACGAAGAAGGGCGCATCACCGATTACATCCTGCGCCAGAAAGACCCCAAGCGCATGGCGGTGAAGGCATTCCACAGCTTGACCTACCGCGTGATTGCCGCCGGTGATTCCTACAACGACACCACCATGTTGGCAGAGGCCGATGCCGGCATCCTGTTCCACGCGCCGCAAAATGTCATTGATGAATTCCCGCAGTTCCCGGCGGTGCACACCTATGAGGATCTGAAACAGGAAATCCTCAAGAACAGCCTGCGCGATCTGTCGCTGTAA
- a CDS encoding GntR family transcriptional regulator, which yields MSELQTPAIDHSVPPESDGRTLAERVFHQLQDDIVCGLLLPGTKVAEVELAARYGVSRGPLREAIRRLESRKLLERVPHVGTRVASLSHADLIEIYHVREALEGMAARLAAASMTEDEIRGLADLLAQHEQQQDLKEDTAYFQREGDLDFHYRIIHGSHNATLIELLIGELYHLVRMYRYQFSTTANRPQRALAEHRRIVEAIEARDGELAELLMRRHIGRARENIERHAAEAAGRSDS from the coding sequence GTGTCAGAGCTACAGACCCCCGCCATTGATCACAGCGTGCCGCCGGAAAGCGACGGCCGCACCTTGGCCGAGCGGGTCTTCCATCAGCTTCAGGATGATATTGTGTGCGGCTTGCTGCTGCCGGGTACCAAGGTGGCAGAAGTCGAACTTGCGGCCCGCTACGGCGTCAGCCGCGGCCCCCTCCGCGAAGCCATTCGCCGCCTTGAATCCCGTAAACTGCTAGAGCGCGTGCCTCACGTTGGCACCCGCGTTGCCTCCCTGTCCCACGCCGACTTGATCGAGATTTACCACGTCCGTGAGGCGCTGGAGGGCATGGCCGCTCGGTTGGCCGCAGCCAGCATGACCGAGGACGAAATCCGCGGATTGGCCGACCTGTTGGCCCAGCATGAGCAGCAGCAGGATCTCAAAGAAGATACCGCCTATTTCCAGCGCGAAGGCGACCTCGATTTTCATTACCGCATCATTCACGGCAGCCACAATGCGACCCTGATCGAGTTGCTGATCGGCGAGCTGTATCACTTGGTGCGGATGTACCGTTATCAGTTTTCCACCACCGCCAACCGGCCCCAGCGGGCACTGGCGGAGCACCGGCGTATTGTCGAAGCGATCGAAGCGCGCGACGGTGAGTTAGCGGAACTGTTGATGCGCCGCCACATCGGCCGGGCGCGGGAAAATATTGAGCGCCATGCGGCGGAAGCCGCCGGCCGCAGCGACAGCTGA